In the Sorghum bicolor cultivar BTx623 chromosome 4, Sorghum_bicolor_NCBIv3, whole genome shotgun sequence genome, GCCTTTATTCTACTTGTTCGGCCCCCAAGCTATTGTAAAACCATTAACTCTGATAGATTTAGGGAAGAGATGAATGATCTTAACTATCAGGTTTGACAAGCATGTGTAGGGGTTCATAAATTGTTTTTTCTTAAATTATTGTATCTTAGCCGTATTTATTGTTcataaattgttttttttttaaattattgTAGGGTGTCCGAAGGGCGCATGATATTCTAGTAGATATGATGTTTGACAGATATGATGGAGAAACTCGGTGTATGCTATTTATAATTTCTTTATTTACACATTATTTTCAGCTAATCTTATCtgtgatctttttttttttttgagaaatatCTTAGCTGTCATCTGTCTATCTATGCATGTGCGATAGCTCACTTGTTGAACTACTAACAAGCTTGTACATGTGGGATTCAAGAGCCCATGGATCGTACACATTGTGTTAGCCCGTGACAGTGCTTGCTTGTGAAGGCTCTTGGATTGCTAGTATACTTGGCTAAACTTGAGGCCCGGTCCTGGCACTATACGACACTATGTCTATCGTGCCGTATCGTCTCGGGCCATCGTGTTAAATTTTCGGTCCAGGTGCGGCACTATGACTCCTTAACCGTGCCGTGCCGATAGGCACGGTGACCCATCATGCCCATGCCAGTCCGTGGCATCGGGAGAAGTCGAGAAGCTCACCGCGTCCTGCCTCAAGAAGAAGACGAGCGCCACCGCTGTCGTATAGTCAGGCGGAAGAAAGAGTGGCCGCAGCAAGGATGCGTCTGCACCGCCGACTAGGGAGTTTGGGTTTGGAAGAGTTGTGTGATGTTTATATACATGGCTCCGAATATATTCAATGGTCATGATTTATCCTCAAAATTAGACGATGGAAATAATCGTGCCAGTGTCACCTATTAACCGTGTCGTGCTCGTGCCGGCACTGCGGGCCAAAGttgcggcccaggcacggcactATCACCGGGCCGTGTCATGCCTGGACCGTGCTTTTTAGTGTCGTGATCGGACCGGTCTATCGTGTTAGTGCAAGATGGAAATCTATAATTGCTAGAGTAGGCCTGTGAGGTAAAAAAAAGATTAGAGTGAATTACATGGTGTGGCTTTGAAGATTGAGCTGAATCAAATTGATGAGGGTTGAGTTACTGTCAAAAAAAAAGTGGGATTGGGCCTAGTCCTTAATCTCCTAGGTTTGGACAGGATTTGGGCCGGAGTGCCCATTACAGAGTCGTTGGCGGGCTCTGCGGCCTTATTATAATTGGAATTTGGGCTCTGCTTGCTTCGGATCTCTGCAGCCTGCTTTGTTCAGTTCCTGAAATTTTTTGATAGGCGCCAAACCAGGGTTGGCTTCGGCAGATTGGCCATTGGCGGCTACACCGCTCAAATATTTCGTGAACCTGAAAACCCAGTACAGCTTGCGAGCACTAGAGCACAACGAATTCTGCTTGCAAAGCCCTGGAATTTAAAAgaattccaaaaaaaaatctgaaTTTTGGAATTCAActgcctatttaaaaaatgtcTAAACTTCAGAAGCAGGACATTTAATTCCAAAATTCCTACCCTTGTAGAAATCTGCAACACCATCTCACAAATTGGCGCGACATTACTGCCTTGTGCCCTTGTCTGTCCCAATCTAAACCGAAGCTCTCAAAAAACAATAAAATCTAAACCCTGAATCACTGATATCTCTGGAAAAGTAGAACACCACGTAAGAGCATCACATAAACACCAGGGTACGGGCACTTCAAGCAGTGTTAACAACTGAGAACAATATGGTAAGCACGCATAAGATCCCTGGTCAACATTCAGATAACCAGATCATTCCATTACCACCATGACTATTCATAATACAGGCAAAAGGCACTGCAGCACTTAACTACACCACACCAGCCAGCCAACCACTACTACCAGGAGAAGCAGCACATCACAGTGCGTGCTTGAGAAGCAGACACACCATTGACGTCCATCTAATCTAAGAGGAGGTGAACTTGGTGACGGCCTTGGTACCCTCGGAGACGGCGTGCTTGGCGAGCTCCCCGGGGAGGACGAGGCGGACGGAGGTCTGGATCTCGCGGGAGGTAATGGTGGGCTTCTTGTTGTAGCGGGCGAGCTTGGCGGACTCCGCGGCCAGCTTCTCGAAGATGTCGTTGATGAAGGAGTTCATGATGGACATGGCCTTGGAGGAGATGCCGATGTCCGGGTGCACCTGCTTCAGGACCTTGAAGATGTAGATCTTGTAGGTCTCCACGCTCTTCTTGCCCTTCTTCCTCCCCTTCTTCTCGCCGCCCTCCTTGCCGGCGGACGACTTGCCCGCCGGGAGCCGCTTCTCCGCCTTGGGCTTCTTCCCCGCGGGGGCCTTCTCCGCCGGAGCCGCCTTCTCCGAGGGCTCCTCCTCCGCGGGCTTCTTCGACGCCGGCTTCTTCTCTGCCTTGGGCGCCATCGATGCCGCCGCTCGGATTCTCTAAACCGAAGGAGGGTTTGCTCGATTGGAAGACGATGATCTGTGTTGTGAAGTTGCGGAGGAATTGCGGTGGAGAAAAGGGATGTGGGGCGGCGGTTACTTTATAGCGGAAGCGGAAATGTAGTGCGCGCTGGTTGGTGGAAGGGTGGATGCCGCGGATCGCTGGCGTGGAAGGCGCGCGAGGCGTTGGTGCTTCTTGGCTTGGACGGCTGAGATGCGTTCTGGAGCGGATCGATGACATGGCCAAAGTGTGCGCGGGAAGAAACGGAGGGAAATGGTTTTCGTCGCGCACGCGGGTGACGTCATTGTCACGTGAGCGAGAATTCCTCTGTTGCTCTGCGCCTCTGCGGGTACTGCATGACAGCACGAGCGCgaaaccaaggccttgttcaggccttgtttacttcccagaaaattttgcaaaatttttcacattccccgtcacatcgaatttttagacgcatgcatggagtattaaatatagacgaaaataaaaactaattgcacagtttggtcgaaattgacgagacgaatcttttgagtctagttagtccatgattggacaatatttatcaaatacaaacgaaagcgctacagtgtccatttcccaaaatttttcggaactaaacaaggcctcaaccgaaatccaaaaagttttcgagagtctccgtcacatcgaatcttacggcacatgcatgaagcattaaatatagacaaaaacaaaaactaattacacaatttgtctgtaaatcacgagacgaatcttttaatcctagttagttcatgattggacaatatttatcaaataaaaacgaaagtgctacagtagcgaaatccgaaattttttcgaaactaaacaaggccttacaaaaattttcaagcgAATCTTTCgctacatgtatgaagcattaaatatgaataaaaataaaaactaattatatgagatgaatcttttaattctaattagtccataattggataatgtttgccgcaaacaaacgaaagtgctacagtagcgaaatccaaaatcttttcgcatctaaacaagacctggaTAATTGTGTGTTTTATTAGTTTCAAAAAcaagcaaggccttgtttagtttcgaaaaaaatTCGGATTTCGGCACTATataattttcgtttttatttgacaaatattatccaattatagactaactagactcaaaagattcatctcgtaatttacaggcaaactgtgcaattagtttttattttcgtctatatctaatgctttatgtatgtgctcgaagatttgatatgacgaataatcttgaaaagtttttggttttcggagtgaactaaacaaggcccaactctAGTTGTAGAATGTTATTGGATTAATAGTGGAATATAATTTtattataaatttatttaaagatataaatattgatagtgttttttatatatttattagTTAAACTTTTAAAAAATGGTTGGTTCTTCGATAAGCAATACGTGCACTTGTTTTGGTATGTGGAGAGAGTACGTTTCATGGCCCATGTTTTTGGAGAATGAAAAGTTTGTTTCGAATTTGAAGCAACATGATAGTTAAGTTTAGCCTCAACTTTCTAATTTGATTTTGGAGAAAGAATCACTTCTATTGAGATAAGTAAACTATGCAAGTATCACTTCAGGATAAATGATCTAGGAGATCTAGATCTCAATTTAGCTtcataaaagtttttgagagatGATAATggcgtcctttcccttgttgtgaagattgtttagttccaaaatattttgcaaaatgtgaatagtaccaattttgtttgtatttgacaaatattgtccaatcatagactaactagactcaaaagattcgtctcgtcaattccgaccaaactgtgtaattagtttttattttcgtctatatttaatacttaatgcatacgtctaaagattcgatgtgacgggaaatctgaaaaattttgcaaaattttttgggaactaaacaaggcctaacttttTGTGTCTAAGTTTGTGATTTTGTCCTTTCTTTTACACCCCGAACAACTGCTTT is a window encoding:
- the LOC8071803 gene encoding histone H2B.5; translation: MAPKAEKKPASKKPAEEEPSEKAAPAEKAPAGKKPKAEKRLPAGKSSAGKEGGEKKGRKKGKKSVETYKIYIFKVLKQVHPDIGISSKAMSIMNSFINDIFEKLAAESAKLARYNKKPTITSREIQTSVRLVLPGELAKHAVSEGTKAVTKFTSS